Proteins encoded in a region of the Triticum dicoccoides isolate Atlit2015 ecotype Zavitan chromosome 3A, WEW_v2.0, whole genome shotgun sequence genome:
- the LOC119267327 gene encoding serine/threonine protein phosphatase 2A 57 kDa regulatory subunit B' kappa isoform-like: protein MWKQFIGKLSWKSLKSGPGGGGGGGSPTAKSNSMSPRENGAFGKPPASPRSPSGAAGAEGRSREDAFIEKVTICCTVYDFTDRGKDSPEKERKRQVLMSLVDSIGAAEEPLTEAMMSACVRMFAVNLFRVFPPKVRSGSTASETEEDEPFFDPSWYHLQVVYELLLRFVTSPFVDPKVARKYVDSKFISKLLDLFDSDDPRERDCLKTVLHRIYGKFMGNRPFIRKAVSNIFYRFVSEADHHNGISELLEVFGSVISGFAKPLKEEHKLFLWKALIPLHKPKTVGVYLPQLTYCITQFIEKEPKLAGTVIRGLLKYWPVTNSQKEMMFLGELEEVLELIDMAEFQKCMVPLFRRIATCLNSSHFQVAERALFLWNNEHLFDMISQNRQVIVPIVYPALERNARLHWNQSVLNVTMNVRKMFFDMDERLLLSCQSNFQADEEKRAAAEERRRLTWEQLERNADPAFQPAKASPSAAPPRIPTVT from the exons ATGTGGAAGCAATTTATCGGCAAGCTGTCGTGGAAATCGCTGAAATCTggccctggcggcggcggcggtgggggctCGCCCACGGCGAAGTCCAATTCCATGTCCCCCAGGGAGAATGGGGCATTCGGGAAGCCCCCCGCCTCGCCCAGGTCCCCCTCGGGGGCCGCCGGGGCCGAGGGGAGGTCCAGGGAGGACGCCTTCATCGAGAAGGTGACCATTTGCTGCACGGTGTACGACTTCACCGACCGGGGCAAGGACTCGCCGGAGAAGGAGAGGAAGCGGCAGGTCCTCATGTCCCTCGTCGACTCCATTGGCGCCGCCGAGGAGCCCCTCACGGAGGCCATGATGTCGGCGTGCGTGCGCATGTTCGCTGTGAACCTCTTCAGGGTCTTCCCGCCCAAGGTCCGGTCAGGCAGCACCGCGTCGGAGACGGAGGAGGACGAGCCCTTCTTCGACCCCTCTTGGTACCACCTGCAAGTTGTGTATGAATTGCTTCTGCGGTTTGTGACCTCGCCATTTGTTGACCCCAAGGTGGCTAGGAAGTATGTGGACAGTAAATTCATCTCAAAGCTGCTTGACCTGTTTGATTCTGATGATCCCAGAGAGAGGGACTGTTTGAAGACAGTGTTGCACAGGATATATGGAAAATTCATGGGAAACCGACCGTTCATCCGCAAGGCCGTGAGCAATATCTTCTATAGGTTCGTCTCCGAGGCCGATCATCACAATGGGATATCCGAGCTGCTGGAGGTGTTTGGCAGCGTGATAAGTGGGTTTGCAAAGCCATTGAAGGAGGAGCATAAGTTGTTCCTATGGAAAGCGTTGATCCCACTTCACAAGCCTAAGACAGTGGGTGTATATCTGCCGCAGCTGACCTACTGCATAACACAATTTATAGAGAAGGAACCCAAGCTTGCAGGAACTGTGATTAGGGGTCTGTTGAAGTACTGGCCGGTTACAAATAGTCAGAAGGAGATGATGTTCTTGGGGGAGTTAGAAGAAGTGCTTGAGTTGATTGATATGGCTGAGTTTCAGAAGTGCATGGTGCCATTATTCCGGAGGATTGCGACTTGCCTCAATAGCTCCCATTTTCAG GTTGCTGAGAGAGCCTTATTCTTGTGGAATAATGAACATTTGTTCGATATGATCTCCCAAAACCGTCAAGTGATTGTGCCAATCGTATACCCAGCTCTGGAGAGAAATGCACGTTTGCACTGGAACCAATCGGTTCTCAACGTTACTATGAATGTGAGAAAAATGTTCTTCGACATGGACGAGAGATTGCTTCTGTCTTGCCAGAGCAACTTCCAAGCGGACGAAGAGAAGCGAGCCGCGGCGGAGGAGCGTCGAAGGCTCACATGGGAGCAACTGGAGCGGAACGCTGACCCTGCGTTCCAACCAGCCAAAGCGTCCCCTTCCGCAGCCCCTCCGAGAATCCCCACCGTGACATGA
- the LOC119267330 gene encoding protein PGR-like isoform X2 codes for MDPAGVNGGVWIRAAVAVAAGGAIAARAVRRKSVDFTAVFAGVPAMVAHTVAGFAGLLLVFFFTASRVTRTGEARKRALDPEFKEGGQRNWKQVLSNSGIASILVVLIALITGGEDKCLDSKESGLVTALIGGVIGHYSCCNGDTWSSELGILSKSEPRIITTFKRVRKGTNGGVTIDGLLAAAAAGCSIGLAFVLLGFLTTQCASDVFWRQLLVIPLATAAGLCGSLIDSLLGATVQYSGYCRVRKKVVGVDGPTVTRISGMNILDNNGVNVVSIFLTSLLTALVCTCIF; via the exons ATGGATCCGGCCGGCGTCAACGGCGGCGTGTGGATCCGCGCGGCGGTGGCCGTCGCGGCGGGCGGCGCGATCGCGGCGCGCGCGGTCCGGCGCAAGTCCGTCGACTTCACCGCCGTCTTCGCGGGCGTCCCGGCCATGGTGGCCCACACCGTCGCCGG GTTCGCGGGGCTGCTCCTGGTGTTCTTCTTCACGGCGTCGAGGGTGACGAGGACCGGCGAGGCGAGGAAGCGTGCGCTTGATCCTGAGTTCAAAGAGGGGGGGCAGCGCAACTG GAAGCAAGTCTTGTCAAATAGTGGTATCGCAAGTATCTTGGTAGTCCTGATAGCACTAATTACTGGAGGTGAAGACAAATGCTTGGATTCAAAAGAGTCGGGTCTTGTAACTGCCCTTATTGGTGGTGTTATTGGACATTACTCTTGCTGCAATGGTGATACATGGTCTTCTGAGCTTGGCATACTTAGCAAATCTGAACCACGAATTATCACAACATTCAAG AGGGTGCGGAAGGGGACCAATGGCGGGGTAACCATAGATGGACTtcttgcagcagcagcagctggatgCTCGATTGGGCTTGCATTTGTGCTACTAGGATTCTTAACAACCCAGTGTGCTTCTGATGTATTTTGGAGGCAACTGCTAGTTATACCCTTAGCTACAGCTGCTGGCCTATGTGGAAGCCTGATCGATTCATTACTGGGCGCAACAGTTCAGTACAGCGGATACTGCCGCGTTCGCAAGAAG GTGGTTGGAGTAGATGGTCCAACAGTAACGAGGATTTCTGGAATGAATATACTGGACAACAACGGCGTCAATGTAGTGTCTATCTTCTTGACGAGTCTGCTTACTGCCTTGGTGTGCACATGCATTTTCTGA
- the LOC119267330 gene encoding protein PGR-like isoform X1, whose translation MDPAGVNGGVWIRAAVAVAAGGAIAARAVRRKSVDFTAVFAGVPAMVAHTVAGYRFAGLLLVFFFTASRVTRTGEARKRALDPEFKEGGQRNWKQVLSNSGIASILVVLIALITGGEDKCLDSKESGLVTALIGGVIGHYSCCNGDTWSSELGILSKSEPRIITTFKRVRKGTNGGVTIDGLLAAAAAGCSIGLAFVLLGFLTTQCASDVFWRQLLVIPLATAAGLCGSLIDSLLGATVQYSGYCRVRKKVVGVDGPTVTRISGMNILDNNGVNVVSIFLTSLLTALVCTCIF comes from the exons ATGGATCCGGCCGGCGTCAACGGCGGCGTGTGGATCCGCGCGGCGGTGGCCGTCGCGGCGGGCGGCGCGATCGCGGCGCGCGCGGTCCGGCGCAAGTCCGTCGACTTCACCGCCGTCTTCGCGGGCGTCCCGGCCATGGTGGCCCACACCGTCGCCGGGTACAG GTTCGCGGGGCTGCTCCTGGTGTTCTTCTTCACGGCGTCGAGGGTGACGAGGACCGGCGAGGCGAGGAAGCGTGCGCTTGATCCTGAGTTCAAAGAGGGGGGGCAGCGCAACTG GAAGCAAGTCTTGTCAAATAGTGGTATCGCAAGTATCTTGGTAGTCCTGATAGCACTAATTACTGGAGGTGAAGACAAATGCTTGGATTCAAAAGAGTCGGGTCTTGTAACTGCCCTTATTGGTGGTGTTATTGGACATTACTCTTGCTGCAATGGTGATACATGGTCTTCTGAGCTTGGCATACTTAGCAAATCTGAACCACGAATTATCACAACATTCAAG AGGGTGCGGAAGGGGACCAATGGCGGGGTAACCATAGATGGACTtcttgcagcagcagcagctggatgCTCGATTGGGCTTGCATTTGTGCTACTAGGATTCTTAACAACCCAGTGTGCTTCTGATGTATTTTGGAGGCAACTGCTAGTTATACCCTTAGCTACAGCTGCTGGCCTATGTGGAAGCCTGATCGATTCATTACTGGGCGCAACAGTTCAGTACAGCGGATACTGCCGCGTTCGCAAGAAG GTGGTTGGAGTAGATGGTCCAACAGTAACGAGGATTTCTGGAATGAATATACTGGACAACAACGGCGTCAATGTAGTGTCTATCTTCTTGACGAGTCTGCTTACTGCCTTGGTGTGCACATGCATTTTCTGA
- the LOC119267328 gene encoding tudor domain-containing protein 3-like — protein MAAEASSSSVFPEGDSLLRPLAASGWRFRDTLDESIQALLHASPSPSPEALEADLLDTDLRLFGGKSLPDRAAATATKRLSYLHGPIVLQVVSLRDIYSSRVDASFNKPQQRRLLRFGLTDGISEAVAIELSPIPFITEEIAPGTKIRLENKIPVNHGILCLGAKNVTVIGGTVQSLYEEWKMNQKFSGLSRPVLRLSQDDDGVGPPPFEKLDIEARPNRTFQLQAYPDQKGRNLGVAHDHVSVNSSSKPTNEGSSNMNRENTTSKAESKQSTADIRPKEVSEAVPVQNQAAAQKLLQKMAMPEDRPGRGRFKGRSKQEDTPVFTLDEWERRKAVGSVSAAERHIQDTSRDEELARQLQEQLDLEDSHAMPVTSEAERLRMNMFSFNGPEEMGGGRRDFRGRGRGRGRGRGRGRGRF, from the exons atggcggcggaaGCGTCAAGCTCGTCGGTCTTCCCCGAGGGGGATTCGCTCCTGCGGCCCCTCGCCGCGAGCGGGTGGCGCTTCCGTGACACCTTGGACGAGTCCATCCAGGCCCTCCTCCACGCCTCCCCCTCCCCGTCGCCGGAGGCCCTGGAGGCCGACCTCCTCGACACGGACCTGAGGCTCTTCGGCGGGAAGTCCCTCcccgaccgcgccgccgccacggccaCGAAGCGGCTCTCCTACCTCCACGGCCCCATCGTCCTGCAG GTAGTTTCTCTAAGGGATATATATAGCAGCAGAGTCGATGCCTCCTTTAATAAGCCGCAGCAACGGCGCCTTCTGCGGTTTGGCCTCACTGATGGTATTTCTGAAGCAGTGGCCATTGAGTTGTCCCCTATCCCGTTCATCACAGAAGAGATAGCTCCAGGCACAAAG ATTCGTCTTGAGAACAAGATTCCGGTAAATCATGGCATATTGTGCCTAGGTGCAAAAAATGTGACCGTCATCGGGGGAACTGTCCAATCTTTGTATGAGGAATGGAAAATGAACCAGAAATTCTCGGGCTTATCACGCCCAGTATTGAGGTTATCACAAGATGACGATGGAGTTGGGCCTCCACCATTTGAGAAATTAGATATCGAAGCACGTCCAAACAGGACATTCCAGTTGCAAGCATACCCCG ACCAGAAGGGTAGAAACTTGGGAGTTGCTCATGACCACGTGTCGGTTAATTCCAGTTCAAAACCTACGAATGAGGGTTCAAGTAACATGAACAGAGAGAATACAACTAGCAAAGCTGAATCCAAACAGTCTACTGCAGATATCAGACCAAAAGAAG TAAGCGAAGCTGTCCCTGTTCAGAACCAAGCTGCTGCACAGAAACTACTGCAGAAAATGGCTATGCCCGAAGATAGGCCTGGTCGGGGTCGATTCAAGGGCAGGAGCAAGCAGGAAGATACCCCAGTCTTTACCCTCGATGAATGGGAGAGGAGAAAAGCAGTCGGTTCGGTGTCCGCAGCAGAAAGGCATATACAAGACACCAGCCGAGACGAGGAACTGGCAAGGCAGCTCCAAGAACAGCTAGATCTAGAAGACTCCCAC GCGATGCCCGTGACTTCAGAGGCCGAACGCCTGCGGATGAACATGTTCAGCTTCAACGGCCCTGAAGAAATGGGTGGCGGGAGAAGAGATTTCCGAGGACGCGGGCGGGGAAGGggacgagggcgagggcgaggcagGGGAAGATTTTAG
- the LOC119267331 gene encoding cell division cycle-associated protein 7-like: MATTASADASPAAQAKRRGRPPKAPLAAEAAEVEAPRTPSPVSPLTAAAEGYEREREARIKENMERMQKLGLVDLATRFNQSATPAGTGTGRGRWRRRPETPGSPDAAAPRIRTASPMPARRSLRLKSVEPVRYVEICEKREKGLDGGRHFSIEEGCKEEVYTEEHEKLLGTCATPWTLFVDGYGKDGKRIYDQVRGQTCHQCRQKTLGHHTRCCNCQIVQGQFCGDCLYMRYGENVLEAKSNPNWTCPVCRGICNCSICRTKRGWFPTGNAYRKVVRLGYKSVAHYLIATNRAGANSGDSSSADSSNELPSADEVSEHAPVAKQDADLSSNTMNDAGEVEQKEGRNMKKKAAAVKDEAKAPRKKITADVVCKDDGRSESGVTFDNLECHQDVGCVTPSKPESKKKRKWVEARSPDCVASRLRSRSAPKS, encoded by the exons ATGGCGACCACCGCCAGCGCCGACGCCTCCCCGGCCGCACAGGCGAAGCGCCGCGGCCGCCCCCCCAAGGCCCCGCtggcggccgaggcggcggaggtcgAGGCGCCGAGGACCCCGTCGCCCGTGTCCCCGCTGACGGCCGCGGCGGAGGGCTACGAGCGGGAGCGGGAGGcgaggatcaaggagaacatggagcGGATGCAGAAGCTCGGCCTCGTCGACCTCGCCACCCGCTTCAACCAGTCCGCCACCCCCGCCGGCACCGGCACCGGTCGCGGCCGCTGGCGTCGGAGGCCGGAGACGCCGGGCTCCCCCGACGCCGCCGCTCCCAGGATCAGGACCGCCTCCCCGATGCCGGCACGCCGGTCTCTCAG GTTGAAGAGCGTGGAGCCAGTTAGATATGTTGAAATTTGTGAAAAGAGGGAGAAGGGTCTTGATGGTGGAAGGCATTTCTCTATTGAGGAAGGGTGCAAGGAAGAAGTTTACACTGAAGAGCATGAGAAGCTTTTAGGTACATGTGCCACACCCTGGACTCTCTTTGTGGACGGTTATGGCAAGGATGGGAAGCGCATCTATGATCAAGTGAGGGGCCAAACCTGTCATCAGTGCCG CCAGAAAACTCTGGGTCATCATACAAGATGCTGTAATTGCCAGATTGTCCAAGGGCAGTTCTGTGGAGATTGTTTGTACATGAG GTATGGTGAGAATGTGCTGGAAGCTAAGAGCAATCCTAATTGGACATGTCCAGTTTGCCGTGGCATTTGCAATTGCAGCATCTGCAGAACTAAGAGAGGATGGTTCCCTACTGGTAATGCGTACCGGAAG GTTGTCAGGCTTGGGTACAAATCTGTGGCACACTATCTCATTGCAACAAATCGGGCAGGAGCAAACTCAGGGGATTCAAGCTCAGCTGACTCCTCAAACGAGCTGCCATCTGCTGATGAGGTCTCTGAGCACGCACCAGTTGCCAAGCAGGATGCTGATCTGAGCAGCAACACGATGAATGATGCTGGTGAAGTTGAGCAGAAGGAAGGAAGAAACATGAAGAAGAAGGCAGCAGCTGTCAAGGATGAAGCCAAGGCCCCGAGGAAGAAGATCACTGCTGATGTGGTCTGCAAGGATGATGGCAGGAGCGAGTCGGGGGTGACATTTGATAACCTGGAATGTCACCAGGATGTCGGCTGCGTCACTCCATCTAAGCCGGAGTCGAAGAAGAAGAGGAAGTGGGTCGAAGCAAGAAGCCCTGACTGCGTCGCGAGCAGGCTGCGCTCCCGGTCTGCTCCCAAGTCATGA
- the LOC119271301 gene encoding uncharacterized protein LOC119271301 translates to MLDKILQILSTQPPSLQEDFNEWSPRSFPKSYKRLRLDEPLTKTHLYSEFLHAKMDHQPRNMLANLSQVWSRPRKSQFKSSRRGVWRLPAPVAALLVFIACFGQIQSDLSYGFSTASLCFMCIWAEKMTRPAWSLNTASLPLLFASHTLPYAQNVHHHRILADRRCAFWRKLRQRFLFTKKIEPPSASTDE, encoded by the exons ATGCTAGACAAGATCCTCCAGATCCTCTCCACCCAGCCGCCATCATTGCAGGAGGACTTTAACGAGTGGTCACCAAGAAGCTTCCCCAAATCCTACAAGAGGCTCAG GTTAGACGAGCCGCTGACAAAGACACACCTCTATTCTGAATTTTTACATGCGAAGATGGACCATCAGCCACGGAATATGTTGGCTAACCTCTCGCAG GTTTGGAGCCGACCAAGGAAGTCACAGTTTAAGAGCTCGAGGAGGGGTGTGTGGAGGTTACCGGCGCCAGTGGCTGCACTGCTGGTCTTCATCGCCTGTTTCGGTCAGATCCAGTCGGACCTATCCTATGGGTTCTCCACCGCTTCACTCTGCTTCATGTGCATCTGGGCGGAGAAGATGACCCGACCTGCCTGGTCGCTCAACACTGCCTCCCTGCCCCTGTTGTTCGCCAGCCACACTCTCCCTTATGCG CAGAATGTCCATCATCACAGAATCTTAGCTGATAGACGGTGCGCTTTTTGGCGGAAGCTGAGACAAAGATTTCTATTCACCAAAAAGATAGAGCCGCCATCAGCAAGCACTGACGAGTAG